A genomic stretch from Telopea speciosissima isolate NSW1024214 ecotype Mountain lineage chromosome 7, Tspe_v1, whole genome shotgun sequence includes:
- the LOC122667051 gene encoding ABC transporter G family member 22-like isoform X3, with amino-acid sequence MEVKEGSTAIKPEFVIPQRKSVSKTSRAVVQEDVEPEIGSSIQRKSSFGRKIESPSKKSIKKTKSLSAHFLVDIEELVSGTAGSFSDKGSVLSHASSIPLGFSFSLAGATVGLDNASDVLRLKDEPDCQESSMNEMPVPQEEDPDFCNKKKFQIAPTLSISLKFQDVKYKVPVNGGKKTDSEKYILHGITGSVQPGEVLALMGPSGGGKTTLLNVLSGRVRNHNASGSITYNNQPFSKSLKQRICFVLQDDIVFPHLTVKETLTYSALLRLPNTLTKEQKEERVMDVVSELSLERCQNTIIGGAFVRGISGGERKRVCIGNEILLNPSLLFLDEPTSGLDSTTALRIVQMLHNLAEAGRTVVTTIHQPSSRLFNKFDKLILLGKGRSLYFGKASEAMLYFSSIGCSPLIAMNPADFLIDLANGNINDKSIPPELEDKELLGNQKHEIQDGRPSPLGVHEYLIGAYETRVAHLDKRKLLKPEPGEDELEITGWSNSREGGATWWEQYCLLFSRGLKERRHEYLSSLRVIQVISMAIITGLLWWRSDASSPKRLQDQAGLLFFISVFWGFFPVFTAVFTFPQERAMLAKERAVDMYKLSAYFVARSTSDLPLDLSLPVLFLVIVYFMVGLRASVSAFSLSMLTIFLSIVAAQGLGLAIGAAFMDVKKATTVASVIVMTFMLSGGFFVQKVPAFMSWIRYISFNYHTYRLLLKIQYSCSDPGPDSGSCNSSFIKVLRLDEGEREVIALIAMVIGYRLLGYFLLRGMKLRASSACFTRK; translated from the exons ATGGAGGTGAAGGAAGGGTCTACAGCTATAAAGCCAGAGTTTGTCATCCCTCAAAGGAAATCTGTCAGCAAAACATCCAGGGCTGTTGTACAGGAAGATGTTGAACCTGAGATTGGGAGCAGCATCCAAAGAAAATCGAGCTTTGGACGAAAGATTGAATCACCAAgcaagaaatccatcaagaaaacaaagtCATTAAGTGCTCACTTCCTAGTTGATATAGAAGAACTTGTTAGTGGTACTGCTGGGAGCTTTAGTGACAAGGGTTCCGTGCTTAGTCATGCCTCTAGTATTCCCTTGGGCTTCTCCTTCTCGCTTGCTGGTGCCACTGTTGGATTGGACAATGCCTCAGATGTTCTGAGACTGAAGGATGAACCAGATTGCC AAGAGAGCTCAATGAATGAAATGCCAGTACCTCAGGAAGAGGATCCAGATTTTTGCAATAAGAAGAAATTTCAGATTGCTCCTACACTGTCCATAAGTCTCAAG TTCCAAGATGTCAAATACAAGGTTCCAGTAAATGGAGGGAAGAAAACAGATTCTGAGAAGTACATCCTCCACGGAATTACGGGTTCAGTACAGCCAGGAGAGGTTTTGGCTCTTATGGGACCATCAGGAGGTGGTAAAACAACTTTACTTAATGTCCTCAGTGGAAGGGTGAGAAATCACAATGCCAGTGGCAGCATTACTTACAACAACCAACCATTCTCCAAGTCACTAAAGCAGAG GATTTGTTTTGTGCTGCAAGATGACATAGTATTTCCACACCTCACTGTGAAAGAGACATTGACATATTCTGCACTTCTTCGGCTTCCCAATACATTAACCaaagaacagaaagaagaaagggtaatGGACGTTGTCAGCGAGCTTAGTCTTGAAAG ATGCCAGAACACAATTATTGGTGGGGCATTTGTGAGGGGAATATCTGGTGGTGAAAGAAAAAGGGTTTGCATTGGCAATGAAATCCTTCTCAACCCATCACTTCTCTTCCTTGATGAACCAACCTCTGGTCTGGATTCAACAACAGCACTTCGAATAGTTCAGATGCTACACAACCTTGCAGAG GCTGGAAGAACAGTAGTCACTACAATACACCAGCCTTCAAGCAGACTCTTCAACAAATTCGACAAGTTAATTCTCTTGGGTAAAGGCAGGTCTCTTTACTTTGGCAAAGCCTCAGAAGCTATGCTGTATTTCTCCTCAATCGGTTGCTCTCCTCTGATAGCCATGAATCCAGCCGATTTTCTGATTGATCTTGCTAATGGGAACATAAATGATAAATCAATTCCACCTGAATTGGAAGATAAGGAGTTACTTGGAAACCAGAAACATGAAATTCAAGATGGAAGGCCATCCCCTCTTGGTGTCCATGAG tatCTTATAGGGGCTTATGAGACCCGGGTTGCACACTTGGATAAAAGGAAACTTCTAAAACCTGAGCCAGGTGAGGATGAGTTAGAGATCACAGGTTGGTCTAATTCAAGGGAAGGGGGAGCAACTTGGTGGGAGCAGTATTGCCTTCTTTTCAGTAGAGGTCTGAAAGAGAGACGCCATGAATATTTAAGCTCTTTACGTGTGATCCAAGTTATCTCCATGGCAATAATAACAGGATTACTCTGGTGGCGTTCTGATGCTTCATCTCCAAAAAGGCTACAAGATCAG GCAGggcttctttttttcatttcggtATTCTGGGGCTTCTTTCCAGTATTCACAGCCGTCTTCACATTTCCACAAGAGAGAGCAATGCTAGCCAAGGAGAGAGCAGTGGACATGTACAAGCTCAGTGCATACTTTGTGGCCAGAAGCACTAGTGATCTTCCTTTGGATCTCAGCTTGCCTGTATTGTTCCTTGTGATTGTCTACTTCATGGTTGGATTGAGGGCTAGTGTTTCTGCCTTTTCTCTAAGCATGTTAACCATTTTCCTCAGCATAGTGGCTGCTCAG GGTCTGGGACTAGCAATAGGAGCAGCATTCATGGATGTAAAGAAGGCAACAACAGTGGCTTCTGTTATTGTTATGACCTTCATGTTATCTGGTGGGTTCTTTGTGCAG AAAGTTCCAGCATTCATGTCATGGATACGCTACATCTCTTTCAACTATCACACCTACAGACTACTACTTAAGATCCAGTACAGTTGCTCAGATCCAGGTCCTGACTCGGGTTCATGCAATTCTTCTTTCATTAAAGTGCTCAGACTTGATGAAGGTGAAAGGGAAGTGATTGCTTTGATAGCAATGGTAATTGGGTACAGGTTATTGGGCTATTTCTTGCTACGGGGAATGAAACTGAGGGCCAGTTCAGCTTGCTTCACAAGAAAGTGA
- the LOC122667051 gene encoding ABC transporter G family member 22-like isoform X1, with amino-acid sequence MEVKEGSTAIKPEFVIPQRKSVSKTSRAVVQEDVEPEIGSSIQRKSSFGRKIESPSKKSIKKTKSLSAHFLVDIEELVSGTAGSFSDKGSVLSHASSIPLGFSFSLAGATVGLDNASDVLRLKDEPDCQESSMNEMPVPQEEDPDFCNKKKFQIAPTLSISLKFQDVKYKVPVNGGKKTDSEKYILHGITGSVQPGEVLALMGPSGGGKTTLLNVLSGRVRNHNASGSITYNNQPFSKSLKQRICFVLQDDIVFPHLTVKETLTYSALLRLPNTLTKEQKEERVMDVVSELSLERCQNTIIGGAFVRGISGGERKRVCIGNEILLNPSLLFLDEPTSGLDSTTALRIVQMLHNLAEAGRTVVTTIHQPSSRLFNKFDKLILLGKGRSLYFGKASEAMLYFSSIGCSPLIAMNPADFLIDLANGNINDKSIPPELEDKELLGNQKHEIQDGRPSPLGVHEYLIGAYETRVAHLDKRKLLKPEPGEDELEITGWSNSREGGATWWEQYCLLFSRGLKERRHEYLSSLRVIQVISMAIITGLLWWRSDASSPKRLQDQVSTSGSLHGYLELEQLEILIQNECLAHLWKSILLVIISLCLQAGLLFFISVFWGFFPVFTAVFTFPQERAMLAKERAVDMYKLSAYFVARSTSDLPLDLSLPVLFLVIVYFMVGLRASVSAFSLSMLTIFLSIVAAQGLGLAIGAAFMDVKKATTVASVIVMTFMLSGGFFVQKVPAFMSWIRYISFNYHTYRLLLKIQYSCSDPGPDSGSCNSSFIKVLRLDEGEREVIALIAMVIGYRLLGYFLLRGMKLRASSACFTRK; translated from the exons ATGGAGGTGAAGGAAGGGTCTACAGCTATAAAGCCAGAGTTTGTCATCCCTCAAAGGAAATCTGTCAGCAAAACATCCAGGGCTGTTGTACAGGAAGATGTTGAACCTGAGATTGGGAGCAGCATCCAAAGAAAATCGAGCTTTGGACGAAAGATTGAATCACCAAgcaagaaatccatcaagaaaacaaagtCATTAAGTGCTCACTTCCTAGTTGATATAGAAGAACTTGTTAGTGGTACTGCTGGGAGCTTTAGTGACAAGGGTTCCGTGCTTAGTCATGCCTCTAGTATTCCCTTGGGCTTCTCCTTCTCGCTTGCTGGTGCCACTGTTGGATTGGACAATGCCTCAGATGTTCTGAGACTGAAGGATGAACCAGATTGCC AAGAGAGCTCAATGAATGAAATGCCAGTACCTCAGGAAGAGGATCCAGATTTTTGCAATAAGAAGAAATTTCAGATTGCTCCTACACTGTCCATAAGTCTCAAG TTCCAAGATGTCAAATACAAGGTTCCAGTAAATGGAGGGAAGAAAACAGATTCTGAGAAGTACATCCTCCACGGAATTACGGGTTCAGTACAGCCAGGAGAGGTTTTGGCTCTTATGGGACCATCAGGAGGTGGTAAAACAACTTTACTTAATGTCCTCAGTGGAAGGGTGAGAAATCACAATGCCAGTGGCAGCATTACTTACAACAACCAACCATTCTCCAAGTCACTAAAGCAGAG GATTTGTTTTGTGCTGCAAGATGACATAGTATTTCCACACCTCACTGTGAAAGAGACATTGACATATTCTGCACTTCTTCGGCTTCCCAATACATTAACCaaagaacagaaagaagaaagggtaatGGACGTTGTCAGCGAGCTTAGTCTTGAAAG ATGCCAGAACACAATTATTGGTGGGGCATTTGTGAGGGGAATATCTGGTGGTGAAAGAAAAAGGGTTTGCATTGGCAATGAAATCCTTCTCAACCCATCACTTCTCTTCCTTGATGAACCAACCTCTGGTCTGGATTCAACAACAGCACTTCGAATAGTTCAGATGCTACACAACCTTGCAGAG GCTGGAAGAACAGTAGTCACTACAATACACCAGCCTTCAAGCAGACTCTTCAACAAATTCGACAAGTTAATTCTCTTGGGTAAAGGCAGGTCTCTTTACTTTGGCAAAGCCTCAGAAGCTATGCTGTATTTCTCCTCAATCGGTTGCTCTCCTCTGATAGCCATGAATCCAGCCGATTTTCTGATTGATCTTGCTAATGGGAACATAAATGATAAATCAATTCCACCTGAATTGGAAGATAAGGAGTTACTTGGAAACCAGAAACATGAAATTCAAGATGGAAGGCCATCCCCTCTTGGTGTCCATGAG tatCTTATAGGGGCTTATGAGACCCGGGTTGCACACTTGGATAAAAGGAAACTTCTAAAACCTGAGCCAGGTGAGGATGAGTTAGAGATCACAGGTTGGTCTAATTCAAGGGAAGGGGGAGCAACTTGGTGGGAGCAGTATTGCCTTCTTTTCAGTAGAGGTCTGAAAGAGAGACGCCATGAATATTTAAGCTCTTTACGTGTGATCCAAGTTATCTCCATGGCAATAATAACAGGATTACTCTGGTGGCGTTCTGATGCTTCATCTCCAAAAAGGCTACAAGATCAGGTGAGTACCTCGGGGTCCCTTCATGGTTACTTGGAATTAGAACAATTAGAAATTTTGATCCAAAATGAATGTCTTGCTCACCTTTGGAAGTCAATTCTTTTAGTTATAATCAGTTTATGCTTGCAGGCAGggcttctttttttcatttcggtATTCTGGGGCTTCTTTCCAGTATTCACAGCCGTCTTCACATTTCCACAAGAGAGAGCAATGCTAGCCAAGGAGAGAGCAGTGGACATGTACAAGCTCAGTGCATACTTTGTGGCCAGAAGCACTAGTGATCTTCCTTTGGATCTCAGCTTGCCTGTATTGTTCCTTGTGATTGTCTACTTCATGGTTGGATTGAGGGCTAGTGTTTCTGCCTTTTCTCTAAGCATGTTAACCATTTTCCTCAGCATAGTGGCTGCTCAG GGTCTGGGACTAGCAATAGGAGCAGCATTCATGGATGTAAAGAAGGCAACAACAGTGGCTTCTGTTATTGTTATGACCTTCATGTTATCTGGTGGGTTCTTTGTGCAG AAAGTTCCAGCATTCATGTCATGGATACGCTACATCTCTTTCAACTATCACACCTACAGACTACTACTTAAGATCCAGTACAGTTGCTCAGATCCAGGTCCTGACTCGGGTTCATGCAATTCTTCTTTCATTAAAGTGCTCAGACTTGATGAAGGTGAAAGGGAAGTGATTGCTTTGATAGCAATGGTAATTGGGTACAGGTTATTGGGCTATTTCTTGCTACGGGGAATGAAACTGAGGGCCAGTTCAGCTTGCTTCACAAGAAAGTGA
- the LOC122667051 gene encoding ABC transporter G family member 22-like isoform X2: MEVKEGSTAIKPEFVIPQRKSVSKTSRAVVQEDVEPEIGSSIQRKSSFGRKIESPSKKSIKKTKSLSAHFLVDIEELVSGTAGSFSDKGSVLSHASSIPLGFSFSLAGATVGLDNASDVLRLKDEPDCQSSMNEMPVPQEEDPDFCNKKKFQIAPTLSISLKFQDVKYKVPVNGGKKTDSEKYILHGITGSVQPGEVLALMGPSGGGKTTLLNVLSGRVRNHNASGSITYNNQPFSKSLKQRICFVLQDDIVFPHLTVKETLTYSALLRLPNTLTKEQKEERVMDVVSELSLERCQNTIIGGAFVRGISGGERKRVCIGNEILLNPSLLFLDEPTSGLDSTTALRIVQMLHNLAEAGRTVVTTIHQPSSRLFNKFDKLILLGKGRSLYFGKASEAMLYFSSIGCSPLIAMNPADFLIDLANGNINDKSIPPELEDKELLGNQKHEIQDGRPSPLGVHEYLIGAYETRVAHLDKRKLLKPEPGEDELEITGWSNSREGGATWWEQYCLLFSRGLKERRHEYLSSLRVIQVISMAIITGLLWWRSDASSPKRLQDQVSTSGSLHGYLELEQLEILIQNECLAHLWKSILLVIISLCLQAGLLFFISVFWGFFPVFTAVFTFPQERAMLAKERAVDMYKLSAYFVARSTSDLPLDLSLPVLFLVIVYFMVGLRASVSAFSLSMLTIFLSIVAAQGLGLAIGAAFMDVKKATTVASVIVMTFMLSGGFFVQKVPAFMSWIRYISFNYHTYRLLLKIQYSCSDPGPDSGSCNSSFIKVLRLDEGEREVIALIAMVIGYRLLGYFLLRGMKLRASSACFTRK; the protein is encoded by the exons ATGGAGGTGAAGGAAGGGTCTACAGCTATAAAGCCAGAGTTTGTCATCCCTCAAAGGAAATCTGTCAGCAAAACATCCAGGGCTGTTGTACAGGAAGATGTTGAACCTGAGATTGGGAGCAGCATCCAAAGAAAATCGAGCTTTGGACGAAAGATTGAATCACCAAgcaagaaatccatcaagaaaacaaagtCATTAAGTGCTCACTTCCTAGTTGATATAGAAGAACTTGTTAGTGGTACTGCTGGGAGCTTTAGTGACAAGGGTTCCGTGCTTAGTCATGCCTCTAGTATTCCCTTGGGCTTCTCCTTCTCGCTTGCTGGTGCCACTGTTGGATTGGACAATGCCTCAGATGTTCTGAGACTGAAGGATGAACCAGATTGCC AGAGCTCAATGAATGAAATGCCAGTACCTCAGGAAGAGGATCCAGATTTTTGCAATAAGAAGAAATTTCAGATTGCTCCTACACTGTCCATAAGTCTCAAG TTCCAAGATGTCAAATACAAGGTTCCAGTAAATGGAGGGAAGAAAACAGATTCTGAGAAGTACATCCTCCACGGAATTACGGGTTCAGTACAGCCAGGAGAGGTTTTGGCTCTTATGGGACCATCAGGAGGTGGTAAAACAACTTTACTTAATGTCCTCAGTGGAAGGGTGAGAAATCACAATGCCAGTGGCAGCATTACTTACAACAACCAACCATTCTCCAAGTCACTAAAGCAGAG GATTTGTTTTGTGCTGCAAGATGACATAGTATTTCCACACCTCACTGTGAAAGAGACATTGACATATTCTGCACTTCTTCGGCTTCCCAATACATTAACCaaagaacagaaagaagaaagggtaatGGACGTTGTCAGCGAGCTTAGTCTTGAAAG ATGCCAGAACACAATTATTGGTGGGGCATTTGTGAGGGGAATATCTGGTGGTGAAAGAAAAAGGGTTTGCATTGGCAATGAAATCCTTCTCAACCCATCACTTCTCTTCCTTGATGAACCAACCTCTGGTCTGGATTCAACAACAGCACTTCGAATAGTTCAGATGCTACACAACCTTGCAGAG GCTGGAAGAACAGTAGTCACTACAATACACCAGCCTTCAAGCAGACTCTTCAACAAATTCGACAAGTTAATTCTCTTGGGTAAAGGCAGGTCTCTTTACTTTGGCAAAGCCTCAGAAGCTATGCTGTATTTCTCCTCAATCGGTTGCTCTCCTCTGATAGCCATGAATCCAGCCGATTTTCTGATTGATCTTGCTAATGGGAACATAAATGATAAATCAATTCCACCTGAATTGGAAGATAAGGAGTTACTTGGAAACCAGAAACATGAAATTCAAGATGGAAGGCCATCCCCTCTTGGTGTCCATGAG tatCTTATAGGGGCTTATGAGACCCGGGTTGCACACTTGGATAAAAGGAAACTTCTAAAACCTGAGCCAGGTGAGGATGAGTTAGAGATCACAGGTTGGTCTAATTCAAGGGAAGGGGGAGCAACTTGGTGGGAGCAGTATTGCCTTCTTTTCAGTAGAGGTCTGAAAGAGAGACGCCATGAATATTTAAGCTCTTTACGTGTGATCCAAGTTATCTCCATGGCAATAATAACAGGATTACTCTGGTGGCGTTCTGATGCTTCATCTCCAAAAAGGCTACAAGATCAGGTGAGTACCTCGGGGTCCCTTCATGGTTACTTGGAATTAGAACAATTAGAAATTTTGATCCAAAATGAATGTCTTGCTCACCTTTGGAAGTCAATTCTTTTAGTTATAATCAGTTTATGCTTGCAGGCAGggcttctttttttcatttcggtATTCTGGGGCTTCTTTCCAGTATTCACAGCCGTCTTCACATTTCCACAAGAGAGAGCAATGCTAGCCAAGGAGAGAGCAGTGGACATGTACAAGCTCAGTGCATACTTTGTGGCCAGAAGCACTAGTGATCTTCCTTTGGATCTCAGCTTGCCTGTATTGTTCCTTGTGATTGTCTACTTCATGGTTGGATTGAGGGCTAGTGTTTCTGCCTTTTCTCTAAGCATGTTAACCATTTTCCTCAGCATAGTGGCTGCTCAG GGTCTGGGACTAGCAATAGGAGCAGCATTCATGGATGTAAAGAAGGCAACAACAGTGGCTTCTGTTATTGTTATGACCTTCATGTTATCTGGTGGGTTCTTTGTGCAG AAAGTTCCAGCATTCATGTCATGGATACGCTACATCTCTTTCAACTATCACACCTACAGACTACTACTTAAGATCCAGTACAGTTGCTCAGATCCAGGTCCTGACTCGGGTTCATGCAATTCTTCTTTCATTAAAGTGCTCAGACTTGATGAAGGTGAAAGGGAAGTGATTGCTTTGATAGCAATGGTAATTGGGTACAGGTTATTGGGCTATTTCTTGCTACGGGGAATGAAACTGAGGGCCAGTTCAGCTTGCTTCACAAGAAAGTGA